TGTGCAGGTGCAGGGGCGGCTCCGCCTCCGGTCGCGCGCAGGCCGCCTGGGACTGGGACTCTGGGAGCCAGGAGGGAGAGACGGCGGCCAGACATGGAGAGACAGAGACGGACTCGATTTTAGGGTTTCTACTTAAACGGATAAATGGGCCTTCGCCGTCCCGTGCGTGGACAAGGACAAGTGCGGGCGTGCGGCTGCGCGCTGCCGTCCCGTGGCCATGGTCCTGTGAAATTATattgggccttttcgtgcctgttAACGGGTTGGGCCGGGCTTTTTTTTCGTGCTTCGTGCCAGCCCATTaagcccggcccaaatgtacacctataatgACAGGCCTGTTGGTTCAGTTTTTTTATAAGATTTTTAAAAAATCTAGCTATGCCAAGAATCTCACTGTTTGATTCATCGGATAAAAGATAAATTGAGTATCATGTAAATTACACGCGGATGAAGATAAAAGAGTATATATGGTTTAAGATGTAGAAAGTGATGATTTTCTACTATCACGATGACTCAGCTGATTCAGTGTTCATGTTGATATTGTATGGTTTTAATTAAAATGATATTTATAGAAGCGAACTAAAAACTAGACGTTTAGCATTTTGCACCTCTCTCGTGGGCATAAGCTCAAACAAAGGGCCGACGTGATGGCACTGAGCCAGTGAGCCTGAAACGATGGCGCTGGCAAAGCACCCCCCACGCGCAGCAGGCACGCCTGAAAGTGGAGAGCTCGCGTGCGTCCAGGAATGACGAATCCGATCCGATGCTCCCCCGACATGGGACAGGAAGGAGAACCATACCGGGCGGAACGACGACACCAATGACGAGCGAGTCACGAGCTGGCAGCACTCTCACTCGCTCGTCTCTTCCCTGGCTCCTATGCGCGCGTGACGGCTTGGCTCGCCCTTGACCTTTTGGATGCATGCCGGTGACAACTGGCGACGAGCATCGCCATTGGCAGCATCAGTTCTGCCTCATCCAGCAACTGTTTTCTTATAGTACAGTATCTCCAGCAGGCACCGCAGCATCCCCTACCCTAGCTAGATCGGCCAGCTTGGTTGGAGAGTTAAAAACAAGTGCCGACATGGCGCACCTTCTGTGTTTAAAGTTCCACTTCCACCGAGCACTGACCACCCACTGAGCCCGTGAATTCGCCGGCCGGGCCCTAGCTAGCTATTAGTCTACTATATAAGTGGAGATGCCTTCCACCGTGTAGCACGCAACCAGACAGCACCAGCAGTCTGCGCGCACTCCGCAGTCGGTCGTGGAGCTCTCGAGCAAAAGCGCGCGACATCGTCGGAGCTAGCTACGCGTGCGCGCTCCGGCCGGCGGATCGGATCGGATGGCGTCGTCCAAGGCGCTCCTCCTGTTGGCTGCCGCCGCCGTCGCTGCGGCGTGCCTGGTCGGCGCCGCGGACGCCAAGTTCGGCCGGCTGGGACGGCTCGTCATCACCGGCGTCGTGCCCTGCAACACCGGCAGCCTCATCGACATCGCCAGCTCCCCCGCCTTCCCGAGTACGTGGTGCACCCAACCCACTACCGCCACCACATGATATGTATATACCCCCATTGACATGCATGCGGCGACCTCACCTGGCACGCAGACGCGGACGTGGAGCTGCGGTGCGCGGGCAGGGTGGTGGCGGGCGCGACGACCAACACCAACGGCACCTTCTCCATGGAGCTGGACATGACCAACGCGCTGGCCGCGTTCATCGGCGGCTGCACGCTGGTGGTGGACACGCCGCTCGTCAAGTGCAACGCCGACCTCACCGACGTCGGCAGCCTCGTCTCCTACCTGCAGGGCCCGCTCACGCGCCTGCTCGGCGGCATCTTCCACCTCTTCCCCGCCGGCTTCTCCTTCCACGTCCGACGAGCCTGACGTCGTATCTAGCTAGAGCTTTGTACGTACGTACTACTGGACAACACAATCAAACTTTAAACATGCTGCTgagagctatatatatatatatagctacaACTACAAATGTAAAATGTTTCTAGACATGTGTAATGCTACGTACAAACTGAAACGAAGTTGAACCAAAATAAACAGTTGGGAGGCACAGTACGTAGCGAAATGGATGGGTGCTTGCTGTCAGCTAATAAGACATCTTTTTACATGTCTACTGCTATTAACTTTGGACACCAAATTTAACTTGCCATCATAATGATTTAAGGTCCGTTTGGTTTATGGCTAACTATGCTACACACTTTAACTAagattagtcgttcgaattgaataactaatcTTAGACAGAAAAGGTAGATAAAGTGTGGCAAATTAGTCAGCAAACCAGATAGACCCTTACTCTTTGCTGCCCAAAGCGCATCATCGATCGATCCAACTATATATGACCACTAACAACAGTGTATGGCTTAATTAGGTCCTAGAAGTCAAATAAAGGATCAACTAACACAATTATTTTCAATCCAAGTTATCATTGcctctccaccaccaccaccattttACCTTTTGATTTATAGAAAGATGGCTCTACTCGATCTAGCTCAACATAACAAATAGTCCTGAATGATTTACTTTTCTTTATTTGCTTATATAATTCCAAAAGGTGGGGGCCTTTCTTATCTTCTCCTTAGTAAAGAAGAAATTTGGACTTGCTCGTGCTTGGCTTGCTATAAAGAGAATCTCTACTAAGTGGCCCGTCGCTAGTGGTTTAAACACTGAGTGAGCTGTGACCCTTTAGCTGACACCGTTTTTTTTTTAATTCCTGAACAACGACTCGTGAGTCGTGACTCATCACTTGCGCTGGAAACAAAGCCGGACGGACCGACCTTTAGTGGTTTTTCTAAAGAAAGGCTAAAGATATCATAAATAAAGACAAAATAAAGAAGACAAAGACTACTGTTTAAATATATGGACTACACATAGACGATATATCAAATATTGAAACAGGCCTCTAACCGCAGACTGCCTTTTGTGAGTTCACACCTTCACCATCGATATGTTGTCTCAGACGATCTGAACTATTCCTAGTTTTGAAAACCTAAAACTGATATTTATTTTTGAACAACAAAAATAATACTCAGAGGAGATCCTGCACttttaggctgtctccagcactTATTACATTATATATCACATCATCTATTTTAAACTCTACTATGCAAATAGTATAATCTACTAGTTCATACCCACTTTATAGTATAGCAAAAGATTAAAGTCCTATACTACTCTAGTaagctgtttggtttgaggaatgatctAGTCTAtcgtcttctcactcctcacttttttgtttggtttgtggaatgaattgagttgatccatcatcacctcattccttatagttatttagttagtactaatatgaggaatcaggtcatcccaccaaatttgaggaatggaccCATGATGCACCACCACATTTTGAATGAAgtaattcctcaaaccaaacaccccctaggtGTCTCTCAACTCCAAATAACGTTTAGAACTAGTCCATTCTTAATCTTGTCATTCGTTCTATGAAAACCGAAACTAATTCTAAAGGCTTGGCTCAACTTATTTAGCTCGCGAGCTAGTCACAAGCTGGCTTATTAGAGAATCGAACTAGAATGTTAGATTGACTCACTACAAAATTAAACGAATCGAGCTGCTATCGAGACGAGTCGAGAGAGTATCGAGCAACGAATATTTCTTCCGGCACTAGTTATCCCCTCCACGTGTCCTTTCAAAACACTTTATTTTAACCATCGACCCAAATGGAAATTGATGTAGTTTTATGCTGCAGCCCTTGATTAATTTTTTTAGTAGTAATTGTTGTCGTAGCCGTTTGTTTCTGTGTCTAAGCATTGAAGCCAAATAAGAAAGATCTTGCTCAACAAGACTCTAAGAACACGGCAAACCAAACTCACCATCCTTACCAAATCTAGTCTGGTCCAGTCCATCGAAACGGACAATCCTCAATTCCTCATGCATACAAATATACTAGGGGATGGTCGTGAGTGGCGATAGTATAGGGTCTATTTGGATCAGTTTTTTTTTCGAGTTTATCTAAGAAGTTGACTATGAAAAGAAGCTGGCTGTGGTGACAAATCTGTGGTAATAATCTAGATGTTTGATAACCTGGCTGCTGAGAGAAGCTAGTGGTTAGAATCTCGAAATGTACTCGTGTCTAACTAACTGATAAACATGTGTATCGACCACAACATTATCGAAATAGGTATTTTAAGAATGTAATAGGAATTTATAGAAACAAGGTAATAGACAATTTATACAAAAATAGATATTTTAAAAACATAATTTCTAATATATAAAATACTTTAGACAGTACTTCAACAATCTGATAACGGGAAGCGCATGTGTTCTAAAAAGTGGTCCAGCTTCTCGCTGACGTGATCGAAGGGCCGCTTCTGACGGGCTGTATATTGGTAGTATGGTATGGGCAGAAGCGTTGAATCTAACTGATTGGTTTGGTGTCCAGATTATGGCGGCCAGAAGCCCACAGGAAGTCGAACCAAAAGTGACCATAATGTAGTGGTTGTACGACACACGAGGGTCCAATAATTTAGGATGATAGACTCTTAtcaaaaaataaatttaaaattaaatTAGACCATTCCCACAAATATAAACTTAGAATGAAAATGAACGTACGACTCAATATCATATATAAAACTATGAACATTGCACTTTATTTTAACCAAAAGGCTGGTAAAGATATGAGATGAAAAGAAGACGTGCCCTTTTTATAGCTCACTTGAGCGCTCTTCCTTTCAGCTAGCGATGTGGTACTTTCTGGGGGCGCTACGCTGCATACGACTTCATGTTGCGCTGAGCTTAGATGTTTTCTCACGACACATCTGGAAAGTAAGGACCCACGTCACTTAACGACGTACAGTGTTGGGAGCCTACTCTTGTCAAAAGTCCTCGAAACACTAAAATGACGATTGTCTCTAAATTTATTTCAAGTGTTTCGAATGAATGATACAATCACCTCCGTCATGACAGCGCACACGAAGGTGAAGTCGGAGGCTTCGGCTTCATGATTCGAACACGAAGCTCTTGACCGGTGGATGAAGGAAGCCTCCAGTTGGCTAGATAAAGAGAGTTTCTAGAAGCTTGTTCAACACCCAAACAAGAAAAAAGGCGATGATACCCTTAGTGGGTTCTGTAGTTTGTATGTATAATAATGGAGGGTATGGTTGTATTTTTATATGAAGTTGTACATCGACCTGCCACTATAAATAGAGGTATAATGTTATACATAACAGACTCTCTCAGTAGCAGAATTATCTCCGCCTTCGAAGATACACTGCCATACCACCTTCGAACTGTTGTATCAACCTCCAAAAGTATAATTGTAACCATTTGTAACCGAAAGAACTAATAAAATAAGTGTGTCAATAAAGAGATCTTCTAAGTATCTTTATGTGCCTTGTTTGCTTTAAATTTGTAAAGTTCTCTCATGGGATAGATTTGAATGATGAGGGTCTTATGTCTTTAAAGGTTTTGGAATTGTGTTGTCCTGTTCTGATTCTCTACAAGAATCTTAACGATTGACTAACACACGACGACGATAAAAATGTGTAACCGTGAAAAATCTGTGTTTTATAGGAGTAGATATTAGAGATAAACACTCGTGAAATTCACTTACACTTTCGATATTAGGCATGTCCAACTAGGAGTGGACATACGGGGATCAGATAGATTAGGTACTAAAAATTGTTACCCGATTTCGACTCaaaaaaataatactagaaattttGGGTACCTAATAATTCAGATTCGAGTTTGGTTATTACTTGATATACCTAAAATTATCAAAACCAACATTTTCTCTCAAAATTCTAGTTATATTTCAAAACAATAAATAACGATGCCTCAAATCAAATAATCCTTTGTGTCAACTAACAACAAATCAATCATTAAGCTACCATACCGAATAGTCTATCCATTCATTTTTATTTATTATGTCTTAGTTCAAAATTGAATTAACGAGCAACAAATATTCAAGAATATAGATAATAATAGATTTACATTGCACTAAGTCACTCGTCCTTATATTAGGATAGAAGAGCAAAGATTTGGAACATTTCGTTTCGTCAGGTACCGGTGAAAGTTACATCGGACTACATGAATTAAATTCGGAATTTTGTAATTAGTATTCGAAATTGTAATGGGATATTTCAGGCCCTGGTTTAGATTGTTCAAATTCAAGAATTGGACATCAGCTATTTTGCTCGCCCTTTTCTGTAAAGGCAGAAGAACACTGTATGTAACTTACGGTGTTTTTGTATCGCAAGCTCCCAGTTGCGATAGCATAAACGGCTGACTTTAAGACCAGCCGGACAGAATTATTGTTCATCATTTTTATGCTTTAGATGGTATTTGTTTTGTAGGGactaattgatagtcgcctagaggggggtgaatagggcgaaactgaaatttacaaatataaacacaactacaagccgggttagcgttagaaatataaacgagtccgagagagagggcgcaaaacaaatcccaagcgaataagcaagtgagacacggagatttgttttaccgaggttcggttcttgcaaacctactccccgttgaggaggccacaaaggccgggtctctttcaacccttccctctctcaaacggtctctcggaccgagtgagcttctcttctcaaatcaaagccgggaacaaaacttccccgcaagggccaccacacaattggtgcctcttgccttgattacaatggagttgtgatctcaagaacaagtgagaaagaaaagaagcaatccaagcgcaagagctcaaatgaacacggcaaatcactctcactagtcactagggctttgtgtggaattggagaggatttgatctctttagtgtgtctagaattgaatgctagagctcttgtagtagttgagaagtggaaaacttggatgcaatgaatggtggggtggttgaggtatttatagccccaaccaccaaaagtggccgttgggagcctgtctgctcgatggcgcaccggacagtccggtgcacaccggacagttcggtgcacaccggacagtccggtgcacaccggacagtccggtgccccctgccacgtcatcactgccgttggattctgaccgttggagcttctgacttgtgggcccgcctgggtgtccggtgcacaccggacaggtactgtttgctgtccggtgtgccagcatgggcgagcctgccctctgcgcgtgcagagcgcgcattaaatgcgcggcagagagccgttggcgcggagatagccgttggagtttcccgaagctggcgagttcctgaggccgacctcccttggcgcaccggacactgtccggtgtacaccggacagtccggtgaattatagtcgagtcgcccctggaaattcccgaaggtggcgagtttgagtctgagtccccctggtgcaccggacatgtccggtgacacaccggacagtccggtgcgccagaccaggggtgccttcggttgcccctttgctcctttgttgaatccaaaacttggtctttttattggctgagtgtgaaccttttacacctgtataatctatacacttgggcaaactagttagtccaaagatttgtgttgggcaattcaatcaccaaaattatttaggactaggtgtaagcctaattcccttttaatctccccctttttggtgattgatgccaacacaaaccaaagcaaatatagaagtgcataattgaactagtttgcataatgtaagtgtaaaggttgcttggaatttagccaatataactacttacaagatatgtatggaatgtttctttcttatgtaacattttggaccacgtttgcaccacgagttttgtttttgcaaattcttttgtaaatccttttcaaagttcttttgcaaatagtcaaaggtacattaataagatttgcaaagcattcttcaagatttgaaattttctccccctgtttcaaatgcttttcttttgaattaacaaaactccccctaaaagagatccacctcttagtgttcaagagggttttgatataccatttttgaaatactactttctcccccttttgaacacaataggataccaattgataaatacttttggaaagcactaagtttttgaatttggtggtggtgcggtccttttgctttgggctcatttctccccctttttgacatgaatcgccaaaaacggaatcattagagccctcgaagtaatttcttcccctttggtcataagtaaatgagttaagattataccaaagacgaaatccggtccttttgctttgggcttttactttctcccccaaagacaaggtccttttcttggagcgatggcgaaggatgagttacggagtggaagcctttgtcttcgccgaagactccaattccctttcaatatacctgtgacttggtttgaaatagacttgaaaacacattagtcatagcatataaaagagatatgatcaaaggtattcaaatgagctatgtgtgcaagctagcaaaagaaatttctagaatcaagaatattgagctcatgcctaagtctggtaaaagattgttcatcaagaggcttggtaaagatatcggctaattgatctttagtgttaatgtaagaaatctcgatatctcccttttgttggtgatccctaagaaaatgataccgaatggctatgtgcttagtgcggctatgctcgacgggattgtcggccattttgattgcactctcattatcacatagcaaagggactttggttaatttgtaaccgtagtcccgcagggtttgcctcatccaaagcaattgcgcgcaacaatgacctgcggcaatgtactcggcttcggcggtggaaagagcgaccgaattttgcttctttgaagcccaagacaccaaggatcttcccaagaactgacaagtccccgatgtgctcttcctattaattttgcaccccgcccaatcggcatccgaataaccaatcaaatcaaacgtggatccccgagggtaccaaagcccaaacttaggtgtataagccaagtatctcaagattcgttttacggccgtaaggtgggattccttagggtcggattggaatcttgcacacatgcatacggaaagcataatgtccggtcgagatgca
This portion of the Zea mays cultivar B73 chromosome 2, Zm-B73-REFERENCE-NAM-5.0, whole genome shotgun sequence genome encodes:
- the LOC100193478 gene encoding Phylloplanin-like precursor; the protein is MASSKALLLLAAAAVAAACLVGAADAKFGRLGRLVITGVVPCNTGSLIDIASSPAFPNADVELRCAGRVVAGATTNTNGTFSMELDMTNALAAFIGGCTLVVDTPLVKCNADLTDVGSLVSYLQGPLTRLLGGIFHLFPAGFSFHVRRA